A window of Strix aluco isolate bStrAlu1 chromosome 2, bStrAlu1.hap1, whole genome shotgun sequence contains these coding sequences:
- the RWDD2B gene encoding RWD domain-containing protein 2B, translated as MTNREEAEIQISELDLLSSMFPYEEEFIVTDQLAVAELKHFVENDSAEMPSSKIQFILNVKPEVSNASMVEFSMACALPFKYPTVLPEITVRSSLLSRSQQIHLNSDLKTYLMQNCSGEPCMLSAREWVKDHAAAYIDKELSSSLVTTSNAMQPEVITFTRLWIYSHHIYNKQKRKNIIDWAKELSLSGFCMPGKPGVVCVEGLQSNCEEFWSRVRRLTWKRILIRHREDVSLEGGGHAEIQKQRKFSTLEEKCFDAHGARGNHMDLGQLYHFLEEKGCADIFQMYFGVEGH; from the exons ATGACTAACCGAGAAGAAGCTGAGATACAAATTTCAGAATTAGATTTACTGTCTAGCATGTTTCCTTACGAGGAAGAGTTCATTGTGACTGACCAGCTGGCTGTAGCAGAACTAAAACACTTTGTTGAAAATGACTCTGCAGAGATGCCATCTTCAAAAATTCAGTTTATACTGAACGTAAAGCCAGAGGTCTCTAATGCCTCTATG GTGGAATTCTCTATGGCCTGTGCTTTACCATTCAAATATCCAACTGTTCTACCAGAAATTACTGTGAG gtCATCATTATTAAGCCGCTCTCAGCAGATTCACCTGAACTCTGATCTAAAAACATATTTGATGCAAAACTGCAGTGGTGAGCCCTGCATGTTGAGTGCAAGGGAATGGGTTAAAGACCATGCAGCTGCTTACATTGACAAAGAGCTTTCATCTTCCTTGGTGACAACATCAAATGCCATGCAGCCAGAAGTCATCACGTTCACTCGATTGTGGATCTATAGTCATCACATTTACaacaagcaaaagagaaagaatattaTTGACTGGGCCAAGGAGCTCTCTCTGTCAGGGTTTTGCATGCCAGGGAAACCAGGTGTTGTTTGTGTAGAAGGTCTACAAAGTAATTGTGAAGAGTTCTGGTCAAG AGTAAGAAGATTAACGTGGAAAAGAATTCTCATTCGGCACAGAGAAGATGTTTCTTTGGAAGGTGGAGGACATGCTGAGattcagaaacaaagaaagttCTCCACTTTGGAGGAAAAATGCTTTGATGCACATGGTGCCAGAGGAAATCATATGGATTTGGGGCAGCTATAtcattttttagaagaaaaaggatgtgctgacatttttcaaatgtattttggtGTTGAAGGGCATTGA